The stretch of DNA GGATGAGTTCAACGTCAGCGACTACCTCAGCGGTGTCGACGTTGTGTGCGACACGTTGGACTTCTTTGTGATCAAGCCACGCCAACTGCTTTATAAAGAGGCTCGTCGTCGAAATATTCCTGTCGTACTTTGCTGTCCGGTCGCGTATGGGGTAACAGTGCATGTTTTTCTGCCGAATGGCCCGACGTTCGAAGAGTTCTTCGATATTTCGGATCAGGACAGCGAACTTGAAAGCCTGCAGAAGTTTGGTGGGAAACTCGCGCCGTCAAAACTATACAAACAATACATTGATTCGCCGAAACTGGATTTCGAGAAGCAGAAAGTATCATCGCTGAGTGCGACCTGTCTGATGGCGACTTCATTCGGCTCGATGCTGGCTCACACGTTGCTCTTGGGGCAGACCTCAAACGTCAAAGCTGTGCCACATAGCTACGAATTTGATCTCAGAGCACTGATGTTTACCGAAAACAAGAAAAACTGATTCCAGGACGGAAAAGGGGAACGTGGGTGAGCCAGCCTTACAGTATGCAGGAATGGGTGTTTAGAGAAGCCCATGGCAAGTACGACATTGATCTGGGAGACAGTAATGCTCCTTGCATCAAAGCAGGGATTTTCAGTGCCGATATTGAAGATTTGGTATTGGACTATGGAACGGATCGCGGCAGCCACGCCTTGGCGATGCAGGTCGCGAAACTCTATGGTATCGAACGCTGTAATGTTGGCATCGCTCACGGTGCGCAGGAAGCGCTTTATCTCTTGTATCGCACGTTGCTCAACGTCGGTGATCATGTCATTACATTTTCTCCGGGTTGGCAACAGTCCTGGAAGGTGCCAGAGGAAATAGGGTGTTCGATCAGTGTTCTTGAATATGACGCGAACTTCAAAGTTTCTGCTGCGGCAGTTCGGGACGCACTGAGGACGAATACCCGTGTCATCATTCTTAATAATCCCTGCAACCCGACCGGTAAGTCGATCGATGCCGATCAATTAAGACAAATCGTTAGAGTGGCCAGGGAACGGAATATATGTGTTATCGCCGATGAAGAATACCTGACCGATATGAAGTCGTCGGTGGTCCATTTCGATCTGGATAATGTCATCGCCGTGTCAGGTGTATCGAAAATCTTTGGCGCCCCCGGCATCCGGGTTGGGTGGATGTGCGGACCCGGCAATATCGTGGCCAGGGCTATGGATTACAAGCATTTGACCACCATTTCAAATTCGGTTATCTGCGAAAAAATTGCAGAGCGCATTTTGCTCAACTACGACGGGTTGCTGAATAATTACCTGCAACTGTGCCACAACGGTTATGAGGTGCTTCAGCAATGGTCCCGG from Pseudomonas sp. P8_229 encodes:
- a CDS encoding ThiF family adenylyltransferase → MQQPHDFSRDVLFSRMVGLVSEEELNVLAGKRVAVPGCGGTGYTYAECLVRMGVGGVNIADADTFGPENMNRQFGCSTHTIGRKKSEVLSERLLSINPQVSVQAIDYLDEFNVSDYLSGVDVVCDTLDFFVIKPRQLLYKEARRRNIPVVLCCPVAYGVTVHVFLPNGPTFEEFFDISDQDSELESLQKFGGKLAPSKLYKQYIDSPKLDFEKQKVSSLSATCLMATSFGSMLAHTLLLGQTSNVKAVPHSYEFDLRALMFTENKKN
- a CDS encoding pyridoxal phosphate-dependent aminotransferase, which produces MSQPYSMQEWVFREAHGKYDIDLGDSNAPCIKAGIFSADIEDLVLDYGTDRGSHALAMQVAKLYGIERCNVGIAHGAQEALYLLYRTLLNVGDHVITFSPGWQQSWKVPEEIGCSISVLEYDANFKVSAAAVRDALRTNTRVIILNNPCNPTGKSIDADQLRQIVRVARERNICVIADEEYLTDMKSSVVHFDLDNVIAVSGVSKIFGAPGIRVGWMCGPGNIVARAMDYKHLTTISNSVICEKIAERILLNYDGLLNNYLQLCHNGYEVLQQWSRDCFPMLELVAPEGTPFCWVHLTSSESSLDFCRRVLHHTRVLTMPAEVFGQRNGMRITFARPVDELRDGLGRIKSEFKYILSMY